The DNA segment ATAAGGTTTTAGAAGGGATAAAATCTGCTATTAATGCTAATCTTAGACCTGTAAAACTAAATTTTGTTGTAAATAAAATAAATATTAATGAAGTAAAAGAGATCATAGATTTTTCAGAGAAACTAGGAATAGACGAATTACATTTAATAGAAATGCATCCTGTAGGGTTAGGCAAATCTTCGTTTTCATATCACGAGAACTTAAATATAATAGAGGATTATCTAAAGAAGAATTCAACAAAAGTAACAATAAGGAATAAGCATTTTAGACCTAGGTATTATTTAAATTCTGGCTTAGTAGTAGAGGTAGTAAAACCTTATGCTAATCCAATATTCTGTGCTGGATGCAATAGAATAAGACTTACAGTAGATGGCAAGTTAAAAACATGTTTATATAGAGAAGATAAGGTAATCGATATTTCTGGAATACTTAAATCGGGCTTGTCAGAAGACGATAAATTAGAACTGATAAAAGAGGCATTTAAGTTAGCGATAGCTATTAGAGAGCCGAATTTTAAATATACATTATGAGAGTCAAAAAGCTTGAAGAGCTCTCTCAAAAATATAATAATTCATGTGTAATAATAAGTGGGGATCCTAATGTTTATTATTTTACTAATTATAAAGGATCTGGTACTATAATATATTGTGACGGAGTCGCTACACTTTTAGTACCTCTATTAGAGGAGAATAGAGCCAGAGAAATAAGCGGGTTAGACGTTAAAATATATTACCCAAGTAATATAGCTAATGGGATTCTTGTAGGTTCTTTATCAGATATTTTACCTAAGCTAATTACTAAGAGTACTGTAGCATTAGATATTAACTGGTCTACCGTTAGTATTTATAAGCTTTTATCCTCAAAATATAATTTAATTGATATCTCAAAGGACATTTCTGAAATGCGTAGTATAAAGGACGATGAAGAATTGGAAAAAATAAAGAAAGCTGGAGAAATAACTTCAGAAGCAATGAAGGTTAGTATGGAGAAAATTCTAGAAGGTGAAATAACTGAAAAACAGCTATCCGGGATAATAGATTATACTATGAAAGCCAGTGGCGCAGAAGATTACGCTTTTCCTTCAATAGTAGCATCAGGTAAAAATTCCTCTTTCCCTCATCATATTCCTACAGATAAGAAAATCCTAGAAAATGATAATGTAGTTGTAGATATAGGAGCAAAATTTGATGGATATTGTTTTGACAGCACTAGAACATTTAATATCAAAGGCGAAATAAGGAAAATCTATGAGATAGTTTTAGAGGCACAATTAGAGGCAATAGATGCAGTAACTTCTGGAGTAAATGCTTCAGAAATAGATAAGACTGCAAGAAAAGTTATTGAAAAATATGGATATGGAAGATATTTTGTTCATTCTACTGGTCACGGAGTTGGTATAGAAGTTCATGAATCTCCTTATATATCGTTTAATTCTAACGATGTACTAAAGAAAAACATGGTAATAACTGTAGAGCCCGGCATATACATTAAAGATAAGTTCGGAGTACGGATAGAGGATACATTAATAGTAACAAACGGTAAACCCGAGGTTTTAGAAACTACTTATAAGCTTTTGTAAGGTTTTTTATAAAAACTATTTAATTAGCAGAGTCTCAGAATACTAATTGGCATGGAAACATCAATATCTCAAGAAAAATTGGTAGAAGAAATTGCAAAAAGAGTAAGAGAAATACTAGAACTTTTAGGGGAAGATCCAAACAGAGAAGGTTTAAGAGAAACGCCAGAGAGAGTTGCAAGAGCTTTAATAGAAATGACTTCTGGTCTAAGAAGTCCACCGCCTAAAATAAAAGTATTTAATGCTAAAGATATAGACGAAGATATAACTGAAGATGAAAACGGAGATCAAGTAATTCTAATTAGAGATATACAATTCTCTTCCCTTTGTGAGCATCATCTCTTACCGTTTATAGGGAGGATTCATGTTGCTTATGTTGCTAACGATGATGGCAAAGTTGCCGGATTTAGCAAAATAATAAGAATAGTTAACTATTATTCAGCAAGACCTCAGATCCAAGAGAGATTAGTTTCTCAGATAGCTGATGCAATAATGAATAGCGAAATAAAACCAAAGGGAGTTATGGTAATTGGTAATGGCACTCACATGTGTGCTTATGTGAGAGGAGTAAAAGATAAAGAGGCCAAGCTAGTTTCAGTAGCAACTAGAGGAGTCTTTAAGACAAATAGGGCATTAGTTAATCAAGTATTTAGATTATTAGATACTACGCATGAAAGAAGTTTAAGATTATAAGAAAGAAGAAAACTTTAAGTTTAATAAAGTGTTTTTTAAATTTTTAGTAATGAAAGGAAGAGATAGAATTCTTAGTATTCTTAAAGAGAGAGGATCATTACCTCAAACTGAGTTAGTTAAGATTTCTGGAATGTCAAAGAGTAGAGTATCTGAAATACTTAATGAATTAGAAAAAGAAGGAATAATATTCAGGAAACAATTAGTTGGAAAAAATCTTATAGTATCGTTAAATAAAACGAAATTTCTCAGGCTAGGAATTATAAATGCTGCTGAATATCCTTTTATTATCCCATTTATAAAAAAACTTAGAGAAAAAGGAGTAGAAGTTGAAGTAAAAATTTACGATAACGGTCTTCAAGTTACTAAAGATTTAGTCCTAGGTAAAATAGACATGGGATTTTCACCAGTTATTTCGCAAATAATATTTTCAAAGATATTTGATATAAAAATTATAGCAGGAGGTGCAAAGGGCGGTGCAGGGATAGTAGGCGAATCGTGCAATATAGGTTCTACAGTAATGTCTAGTATGGAAACATGGACTCTGGCAGAAGTAAGGAATGCTAATATAATTCCTTTTAATTCTCCACAAGAGTTAGTTAAAAATTTTGAAACAAGAAAAGTTCCAGCAATAGCTATTTGGGAACCTTATTTATCTATACTTGAGTCTAAAGGGCATAAAGTAACTCATGTATTTGAACCAAATCACTGTTGTACATTAGCTATAAGAAGCTCTTTAGAAGATGAGGAAAAAATAAAAGAGATATATGAAGACGCATTTTCCTGGTTTTTATCTTCAAAAGATAGATGGATTTCGGATTATTCCAATTTATTAGGTGAGGATTACAATATAATGAAGAAAGCGTCAGAAAGATATTACTTCGATAGTTATTTAGATTTAAAAGAAGTTTACAAAAATTTGAAAAAAATGAATATATATATTCCGGCTTAAGAATCTAGATAATAGTATAATTCCATTGGATGCGGATACATTTGTAGAGTCTTTGCTTCTTCTCTCTTTAAGTCGATATATGTATCAAGTATTGATGAATTGAATACTGGCTTTAAGAATTCTTTATCGCTCTCTAGTTCATCTAATGCTTCATCTAATGATCTCGGCAATTCTTTGATTCCTAATTGCTTTCTCTTTTCTGGAGTTAAATGATAAATATTCTCATCTACTGGATCTCCTGGATCTATTTTCTTATTTACTCCATCTAATGCAGCCATTAATATTGCAGCAAACGCCAAGTATGGATTGCACGAAGGATCTGGTGCACGGTATTCTATTCTCTTTGCTTTCTCTATTCCCTTATAATACGAAGGTACTCTAATTATTGCGCTTCTATTAGATTTGCTCCAAGCAATGTATACTGGTGCCTCAAATCCGGGGACTAATCTTCTATAACTATTAACAGATGCTGAAACTATTGCCGATAATGCTCTTGCATGATGCAATATTCCTCCAATTACATATCTTCCTGTCTGACTTATTTCAGCATATTCATCATTAGGATCGTACATTAGATTCTTTTTGCCATCGGCAGTCCATAAACTGAAATGAGTATGCATTCCTGTTCCATTGTCTCCAAACATTGGTTTTGGCATGAAAGTTGCTACCATGCCATGTTTTGCCGCTACGTTCTTTACAACGTATTTTAGAGTTTGTACTTTGTCCGCAGTATCTGCTAATGTGGAGAATCTAAAGTCTATTTCTCCTTGTCCTCCAGTAGCTACCTCATGATGAGTTGCCTCAATTGTGAATCCAAAATATTTAACTAGAGTTTCTACGGCTTCCAGTCTTACATCCATTAGTTGATCTACTGGCGGGGCTGGATAGTAACCTTCTTTATATCTAATTAAGAATCCTCCACTATTTTGCCATGGAGCTTCCCTAGCAATAATTTTATATCCAGTTCCTCTTTGAGGAGTGGCTACATCAAGATCTATTTTATCGAAAATAAAGAATTCCATTTCTGGTCCAAAGAAGGAAGTATAACCTTGTGATAACTGGTATTTTTCAGCTTCCTCTGCTATAAATCTAGGATCTCTTTCAAATCTTCCTTTTCCTCCACCCCAGAATACTTTAGTAATAACTCTTGCAACTCCAGGAGTCCACGGAATTAATGTCATTGTTTCTGGTACCGGTAAAAGCACCATATCGCTTTCGTAAATCATTGTAAAACCTTTTATGCTACTTCCGTCAAGTTTTCCAAAGCCTGTCTTTACAGTATTCTCATCAAACTCATTTGCTGGAATTGTTATATGATGTAATCTTCCTGGCACGTCTGTGAATTGCAAATCTACCCATTCAATTTTATTATCTTTTAAGAACTTTAACATGTCTTCTGGACTTGATGGCATGAATCGAGTTCTGTTAAAGAGTATATAAGCTTTTATTGTAATTCGTATATAAAGTTTTTAGATGACAAAATAAATTTATAATTACTTTTCATGACTATTGAAAAGTTTAAGTAATATCTTTTAAAAAATTTTTAACAATTTTCCATCTTCCATGCGTAAGTGAGAATTTGCGAATTGCGAATCATTTATGTCTTGAGTAGTAAATATCAATTCTATGGAATTTTTACGCAATATCTCAATAATTCTTTCTATGAAATCTTCCTTGTTATTAATGTTAGAGAACGCCTCGTCTATGAGTATAACCTTAGGTTTGGCAATAATAGCAGTAATTATTGAAACTCTTTCTCTTTGGCCTAGGCTCAGTTTGTCCACTTTTTCATCTAATGAGATTCCGTCTAATAGATCTTTGTACTTCTCATCAAGTTCGTTAATGTCATATTTAATTTTCCTAATTTTGGCTCCCCACATTAAGTGGGATTTAACTTTAAGTCCAGGAATATAAGAGTCTGGAGTTATTATAACAGTTCCTCGCTTTTCAGGTGGAAGTTTTGTTACATCTACGTTGTTAATTTTAACATAACCTTCATCGATATTCAAAAATCCTGCTAAACTTCTCAAAAAAGTAGTTTTTCCACTACCGTTTTTTCCAGTAATACATACTATTCCTTGTTCTTTGATTTGAGCATTAAGATAAAAATTGCCTAGCTTTTTTACTACTTTAGCTTCAATTGTCATGGTATATATTTTTTAATAGTATCCTCTAAAGTATTTTCATCGACTGCTCCAACTAGAGAATCCTTTAATTGTCCATCAACGAAAATTAGTGTAGTTGGTATATTAAGAACATTATATTTATCTGCAAGCTTCTGGTTTTCATCAACGTTAAGCCTTCCAAAGAATGCTTTATCCTTATATTTTTCTGCAATTTTCTTAAATATTGGCTCATATAAATGGCAGGGAGCACACCAGTCAGCCCAACAGTCAATTACCACAACTTTATTTTTAGAAAGAATTTCGTCAAATTTATCTTCACTAACACTTTCTGGCTCATATTTCGGTGATTTTATACTTTCTGCCCTTTTCTGTAACTTCTCAGCAATCTCCTTTATTAACGACTCAATTTCGCTCAATTTTATCCACTATATATACTTTCTTTAGCCTCTTATAAAATGCAACTCTTTGGTTAACATAATTAAGTAATTCGTCTTCAAGACCTTTTTTATACTCTTTAACTATAACTTTAGCCACAGGTTGAGTACCTAGATTTCCAGCGTCTTCACCGTAAACATATGCTTCCTTTACTAATGGATGAGAGAGTAAAATTTCCTCTAAATCTCTAGGGAAAATCGGATACCCCTTATATTTTAGCATTCTCTTTTTCACACCTTTAAAATAAAGTAATCCTTTTTCATCCATGCTAACTAAATCTCCAGTTTTTAGCCATTCTCCTTCAAATACTCTTCTAGTTTCTTCCTCATCTTTGTATCCTAACATAAGCCATGGAGCTTTTACCCATAATTCTCCAGTTTCTCCAATTTTTGCCTCTTCTCCATTATCCTTAACGACTTTTACTTCAGCATTAGGTAAAGGTTTACCTATGCTTATTACTTGAGAAAATTCAGGAGGCTGATAAGTTATTACTAATCCTTCTGTAAATCCATATTGTTGTACTATATCCTTATTAAATCTCTCCTTGAAAGCCTTTATTGTTGATGGGAATAACGGTGCTGCTGTACTAATACATAGTCTTAAACTATCTAGATTACCTTCTTTCTCTTTAGCTAATGCGTCGTAAACCATAGGTACTGTTGCTAAATAGTTTATTGAGAACTTATCTATTGCGGATATTGTTTCTTTAGGATCAAATTTTCTCAAAATGTACATAAATCCACCTGCTTCCAAAGTTATTCCTAAAACGCTGTTACCCAGTACATGAGCCAATGGTACAGTTAATATACTAGAGATATCCTTAACTCCTAAGGCCTTATAAAGGGATGCAGAATTTAATTCAACTCTTTCTGCACTGTGCAATACTTGCATAGTCCTTCCCGCTATTCCAGCATAATAATAAATCAAGCCAACCTCATCTTCTCTATATTCATATGGTGAAGTTTGCTCATAACTGCCATTGGCGGAGTCTATTATCACTTTATAGTCCTTTAATACGTTCTTTTCCCTTTCGTATACTTCATGATCAGTGAAAACTAATGAAGGCTGAGAATCTTCTAAAATGAATTTTAAATCTTCTGCTGAGGTTAAGGGATCTATTGCTACTACTTTTCCTCCGGCCCAGTAAACGCTTAAATAATTTATTACAGATTTAGTTGAGTTAAACATTATATGCGCAACCGTTTCACCAGGAGAGATTAATGATGCAGTTCTTCTAACTTCATCAACAACTTGTTGGTATGTTAAACTTCTATCTCCTCCTAAAAATGTCTTGGAAGGATTTTTCTTATACCACTCATAAAGGACTGTTGCTAAGCTCATGAGTAACCGTTTTAAACTTATAAAAAGGGTCTAAAAAATAATGAGGCTTATAGGTCTTTCAAGGATTCATATTACATTATTTGACCTCGAAGGTAAGTACGGTAGATTAGACGGAGGGATGGGAGTAGCATTAAAATATCCTAGGATAGTTATCAAGACTGGCGAATGTGAAGAAATTAACATAGATGGAGTTCCTAAGGAGAAGTTTTGCATAGAAGAGGACTATCCAGCTCACGTAGGTTTAGGGCATACGACACAGTATTTATTATCGATAACAAGGTATGCGTTCGAGAAGAATTTCCAAAGAAAGACCTCTGTAGAGTTAGCCAAGTTGATTAAAAGAGGTTCAACTTCTGGTATAGGTGTATACGCATTCGAATACGGCGGATTTATTGTAGATGGAGGTCATTCATTAAAAGTTAAGAAAGAAGCCTTACCTTCAGATTTTTCCACAGCTCCTCCGCCACCGCTTTTACTTAGGGTAGATTTTCCTTGGTATATTTATGTAAACATTCCAGAAGGCAGGAGAATCTTTGGTAAAGAAGAATTGACCGCATTTAAAAATGCCAAGCTTGAAGGATTAGATACTTTAGCTAGAGTAGTCCTCATGGAATTTATTCCTTCTGTCATAGAAAAGGACTTAGAAAACGTGCTGGACGCGCTCGATAGAATACAAAATCTAGGTTTTAAAAAGATTGAGGTATCTTTGCAAACGGATAAGGTGAGAGAACTTATGAAAAAACTTAAGAGCAAAGGCTTCCCTAGCGGAATATCATCCTTTGGTCCAGCAATCTATACGTTTGTCAATTCTAGAAGAGAAGGAGAAGAACTAGTTTCTACATTTGGTGGATTTTTAACAGAGCCGAATAATAAGGGGGCTAAGGTAGTTTGGAATTAGATTATGATGAGTTTGTCATAGAAGAGCTTAGAAAAGTGTATGGGAGAAGCCTGAATAGCTTTCTCGATTCTATTAAAAGACCAAATTCAAGGCTTTACGTTAGGGTTAATACGTTAAAGACTACAGTGGACGAAGTTTTACAATCGATGCATGGATTTAAAAAAGACGAAGATTTTCCTGAGGCTATCTATGCTGAAGTTAAAGGTCCTAATAAGTTAGAAAGTTTAGACTCTAAGGTTATTGTAGATAAGAAAACTGCTGAGAGCGTAATGCTGGGAGCGGATGTTTACCCACCAGGGATTAAGAAGATAATGGCAAATGAAGGTAATGCTGTAGAAGTAGTAAGTGAAAACGGAATAACAGTAGCTAACGGAGAGTTAGTAAGGTTACCTGGAGGAAAATTTATGGTTAAGGTTTATAATTCTTTGTATTCTTCACCAAAGTTAGCAGATACAAAGGAAATAAAAGAAGGTAAAATTTACGTTCAAGGTAAAGCTTCAATGCATGTAGCTAGGATAATAGATCCTCAGCCTGGAGAGTTTATAGTAGATATGACCGCTGCTCCTGGAGGCAAATTATCGCATATTTACCAACTAGAGCCAAGAGCAAGAATTATAGGATTTGACCATACATATAAAAAAGTTGAAAAAATGAAACAGTTGTTTAAGAAAATGAACGTAAACGTTCAAGTATTTGTTCACGATTCCAGGTATTTAAGTGAGCTAGGAATAAAAGATGTGGATAAGGTGCTTATAGATCCTCCATGCTCTGCTCTAGGATTAAGACCTAAAGTTTATGATAAAAAGACCAAAACGGATTTAATAAACCTTCACGCATATCAAAAGCAATTCTTGAATTCTGCGTATGAGATTCTAAAGAAAGGTGGAGAGGTTATTTACTCTACGTGTACCGTTACTGAAATAGAGAATGAAGAAGTAGTTAATGACCCTAGATTTGATATAGAATATATGATAAGATTTCATCCTCAAATACACGATATGACCGGGTTTTTTATAGCCAAGTTGAAGAAGAAATAATGTATGCCTATAGAAGATTTCATGGGCAAAAAGCCAAGAGTTTCTAAGAACGTTTTCTTACATCCTACAGCTTATATAATTGGCGATGTTGAAATAGGGGAAATGAGTAGTGTATGGCATTATGTTGTCATAAGAGGGGATAACGATTCCATAAGTATAGGTAAAGAATCTAACATTCAAGAAAATTCAACAATACATACAGACCCAGGGTTTAAAGTTGAAATAGGAGATAAAGTTACAGTAGGACATAACGCAGTTATACATGGAGCCAAAGTTTCATCAAACGTCATCATTGGTATAGGTTCTATTTTACTTAATGGTTCAAAAGTAGGCGAATATAGCATAGTTGGAGCAGGAAGCGTAGTACCGCCAAACGCTGAAATTCCCCCTTATAGTGTAGCAATGGGAGTTCCAGCTAAGGTAGTAAGAAAAATAAGAGAGGAAGAAATTAAAATGATAGAAGATAATGCGTATGAATATGTTTTACATGTAAAGAGGTTTCTGAACAATGAATCGTGATATAAAGGCAATTAGATGGTTCATAAAAACGCAACTATTAAAAGATCCGTTTAATCCTGGGTATGCGACTTTTAAGGTTACTTCAAGGTGCAACTTGCACTGCACTTTTTGTAATCCTGAATATTATAACGGTGAGCTAGGCGAAGGAAGTACAGAAACGATAAAGAAGATAATTGATAATTTGAGAGATTCATCAATAGTAGTACTTTCATTTGAAGGCGGAGAACCTACTATTAGAAAAGATATTCTAGATTTACTAGAGTACGCTCATGACGGCTCATTTTACGTAATGTTAACTACAAATGGATATAGATTGAATGAGGACGAATTCTTAACCAAACTTGCAGATAGAATAGATTTCCTTCATTATTCAATAGACGAATATCATTGGAACGTCAAAGCCTTAGATACATTATGCAAATTTAGACAATATGGAATAAAGGTTAATGTGCAAACGGTAGTAACTAGATATAACTTGAATAAGTTGGAGGATAAAATCAAGAAAGTTAGAGAATGTAACTACAAAATCCTTGTTTTACCTGCAGTAGATTATCCGAATGCAAAGGTAAAACTTGCACCAGATCCTGAACAGCTCTATAACGTACTTTCAGAACTTAAAAAGAAATATTCTTCTACTCTCAATAATTCTTGGGGATTTATTAAAGCATTAAAAGGTGAATATCCAAAGAGGTTAGTAAGCTATGCAATAACAATTTATCCTAATGGTGATCTGCCTTATCCTGACGATATAAATGGAGAAATTGTAGGAAACTTAAGCAAAGAGAGGCTTAATGATATTCTGAAATCTCCAAGAGTTAAGGAGCTTCAGAGAAAAATGTTGGAAAACCAAGCAAAATTTGAATATTTACATTTACAGACCGCATCATTTAATAGCTTAAGAGATTTAGCAGAATATGTAAAAGATATGGCTAAATGGAGATTTACAGGAAAGGCTTAAGTGGTATTTTCTTCAAACACTTTTTTATATGCCTGCATTAAGTCCTCTAGAACTAAGTGAGTATATATTTGTGTAGTCTTAATGTCTTTATGACCTAGCAATCTTTGTACTGCTGGTAAAGGTAAACCTTTCCTTATAGCAATAGTTGCGAATGTATGTCTTAATATATGTGGCCTTAACCCCTTAATTCCGGCTCTTTCTCCTAGTCTTTTAATTAACTTGTAAAGTGCTTGATATGTCATAGGAAAGAGTCTCTCAGAACTTCCTTGTTTAGCTAAGTACTTTCTTAACAATTTTTCAGTTTCCTCAGTAAAGAATACTATCCTTTCTTCTCCATTCTTTGTTTCCCTAACTCTTATCATTCTATTCTTTAGATCTATATCTTCAACCCTAAGCGAGAGCAATTCCTTAGATCTTAATCCAGTATCTAAGAATAAGCGTAAAATTAACTTATCTCTAAGCCTTCTTGTTGCCTCTAAAAGCCTTTTTATATCGTCTTCGTTTAAGGCCCTAATCTCTTTTCTTCTTGCTCTTGGAATTACTGGATTAACGTTTATCCCAATCCACTTTAAAAATCTTCTTACTGCAATAACATAATTCCTTAAAGTTACGCTTCTTGCCCTTTTCATTTCTGTCCCTTTTATTTTTCCTTCTTTAGACATCAAGTGGATTATCCATCTATTAACGTCTTCAGAAGTTACGCTTTTGGGGTCTTTCTTAATAAATTCTAGAAAGTCTTTTACCGCAGTAGAGTAAAGCTTTACTGTTCCCTCTCCTGCTTCAGCTGCTTTTAATGCTATAATAAAAGCATCTAAATAATTTCCGTCAGAAGGAGGGCTACCAAGTTGTAATTTCACAATAAAAAATAATCTTAGAGGGAATAAAAGGGGGGTAACTAAATATTACCAAATATAATCTATCCCTACTTTATCTAGACTTTTTAGCCATTCAATGAATTTTTTCACATTCTCTCCTTGAAATATTGAACCATGTTGTGGTGCAATAATTTTTATATCAAGCCCTTTAATTTGCTCTAACCAATGGTCTATGGCCTTTTTACTTACTATGTATCTTCTGTGGAAAGGTTCCATGTACTTTACGTGTTCATCAAAATTCTCTACAAATAAATACCATTTTCCTGCAGGAAACACTGCAGCTCCTAAATCTCCAGAGAAGTAAATCTTAGATATTGGATCATAGTAGTGGAAATTGCCTACTGAATGCATAAAGTGCGCTGGGACAGCTTTAATCTCAGATTTCCCAAATTTTATGCTCATCCCTTGATCCGGTATATCGATTATTCTACCTCCAGCTTCAAATCCCAAATGGGGAAGGAATCTCTCCCAGAGCGCTGAAACATAAATTTTAGCATTAGGTGCAACGTCTAACCATAAGTTAAGTGAGCCTATAACATCAGGATCTTGGTGAGAGAATAAGAGATACTTAATATTTTCTGGCTTTATAAATTCCTTAACGTTCTCATAAACTCTCTCAAAAACAAAATACCCCCCGGGATCTAATAATGCACCTTCGTCTCCATCAACTATAAGATATTGGTTTGTCAGTATTCCTTTTTCATGTTCTGACTCGTCCAATCCTAACCAAACAAATTTATGATCTCCTTCCTCGTATAGTACGTAAGGTTTATGAACTTTTAGATTAACTGACATTTTTTATCACCTTTCTTGTTCCAAAACTTCTAATATTCTTGGAGATATTCCTACATAGACGTGAATCTTAAATTCTCCAGAAAGATGATTAAGATCATCCTCGTTAAACGAATCCTTACCATCTTTTAGAATGTATATGCCTTTTAACTCACCATTAAGGAATAATAATCTAAATGTTGACGAACCTGAGCCACTTATGTAAATTAAAGGATAATTTGCAAAATCACTTATTATTCCTTCTACATAACTAAGGACTTCCCCTTCTTTTAAGGTAATGTCTTCAGTTTTAGCTAACTTTGATTTCATTATTAGTTTTGATATCGACGAAATTTTAGATAGAGATAACGAGAAATTTTTACTGCCTACGGTTTGTTGTTCAACTTCTGGAAGCTTTGATAGTTCGTTCTTTATACCATTAGAAATTTCTTCCAGAATCTTATGTAATCCTTTACCAACAATCCATTCTTTCTCTCCAGAATAACTTACTGATAATTTTACTCCACTCTTTCCTTCTGCAGATATTATTATTTTTATCTCATTTCCTTTTTTATCTGTTAATTTATATTCTACAATACCGCTTCCTATAAATGAAGGTTCTACAACAAATTCTCCTTCGAACGAAAATAGTAAAAACCTTGTGAATTTTAACTTTACTACGTTGTTTTCAATACCTACTACATTAGGTAAAACTGAAATAATATTTGAGGGATTTTTTGCCCATGCTATGATTGCATTAGACCTCTTATCTTCAATATCCATAGTTTCAATTTTCATGAGAAACTTTATCCTCAATCTTCTATAAAAATTATAATTATGAAAATCATGTGGAAATGCAATTAACACTGTTAATCTTAGTTTTAAAACTCTAGAATATGTATAATATTATGCTTTATTTAGATGGTAAAAAGCTTGAAGAAATATTATCTGCAAAGGATGCAGTAAATGCAGTAAAAGAAGCATTCTCTTTATACTACCAAGGAAAAGTAACTCAACCACAAAGACAAGTTTTAACGATAAAAGGTAACTGGTGGGGAATTATGTCTTCTTACACTGATTTTTCTGTAGTAGTAAAAATTGTTAACGTTATAAATGAGAATAAAAATAGAGGTTTACCGTCAGTGCAAGGTATAGTAATTCTAATGTCTCCAGACACTGGAGAACCTTTAGCAGTAATTGACGGTACTATATTAACTGCTATAAGAACAGCTTCTGCAAGTGTATTATCTACAGAACTTTCTTATGGGAATAGAATTCCTACATTAGGAATTATTGGAGCAGGACTAGAAGCTTACTATCACGCAAAGATTGCTTCGGAGTATTTGTCAGTATCTAGAATTCTCGTAACTGCAAGGAAATCTCATATTGAGTTGGCAAAGAAAATAGGTGCAGATGCTGTAGATTTACAAACATTGCTTAAAGAGTCTGACGTAATATTTTCAACTACATCTTCTAAAGAACCGG comes from the Acidianus infernus genome and includes:
- the moaA gene encoding GTP 3',8-cyclase MoaA; this translates as MKDRFGRDLEDLRITLTHACNFSCFFCHMEGEGSEILSGLPLRDILLVAKASKDFGIKYIKLTGGEPTLRRDLIEIVKSLKSLGFEISMTTNGVLLPKLATKLKEAGLSRVNISLHALDRKTFKKITGVDALDKVLEGIKSAINANLRPVKLNFVVNKININEVKEIIDFSEKLGIDELHLIEMHPVGLGKSSFSYHENLNIIEDYLKKNSTKVTIRNKHFRPRYYLNSGLVVEVVKPYANPIFCAGCNRIRLTVDGKLKTCLYREDKVIDISGILKSGLSEDDKLELIKEAFKLAIAIREPNFKYTL
- a CDS encoding Xaa-Pro peptidase family protein — translated: MMRVKKLEELSQKYNNSCVIISGDPNVYYFTNYKGSGTIIYCDGVATLLVPLLEENRAREISGLDVKIYYPSNIANGILVGSLSDILPKLITKSTVALDINWSTVSIYKLLSSKYNLIDISKDISEMRSIKDDEELEKIKKAGEITSEAMKVSMEKILEGEITEKQLSGIIDYTMKASGAEDYAFPSIVASGKNSSFPHHIPTDKKILENDNVVVDIGAKFDGYCFDSTRTFNIKGEIRKIYEIVLEAQLEAIDAVTSGVNASEIDKTARKVIEKYGYGRYFVHSTGHGVGIEVHESPYISFNSNDVLKKNMVITVEPGIYIKDKFGVRIEDTLIVTNGKPEVLETTYKLL
- the folE gene encoding GTP cyclohydrolase I FolE, with translation METSISQEKLVEEIAKRVREILELLGEDPNREGLRETPERVARALIEMTSGLRSPPPKIKVFNAKDIDEDITEDENGDQVILIRDIQFSSLCEHHLLPFIGRIHVAYVANDDGKVAGFSKIIRIVNYYSARPQIQERLVSQIADAIMNSEIKPKGVMVIGNGTHMCAYVRGVKDKEAKLVSVATRGVFKTNRALVNQVFRLLDTTHERSLRL
- a CDS encoding DUF7343 domain-containing protein; the encoded protein is MKGRDRILSILKERGSLPQTELVKISGMSKSRVSEILNELEKEGIIFRKQLVGKNLIVSLNKTKFLRLGIINAAEYPFIIPFIKKLREKGVEVEVKIYDNGLQVTKDLVLGKIDMGFSPVISQIIFSKIFDIKIIAGGAKGGAGIVGESCNIGSTVMSSMETWTLAEVRNANIIPFNSPQELVKNFETRKVPAIAIWEPYLSILESKGHKVTHVFEPNHCCTLAIRSSLEDEEKIKEIYEDAFSWFLSSKDRWISDYSNLLGEDYNIMKKASERYYFDSYLDLKEVYKNLKKMNIYIPA
- the glnA gene encoding type I glutamate--ammonia ligase, with the translated sequence MPSSPEDMLKFLKDNKIEWVDLQFTDVPGRLHHITIPANEFDENTVKTGFGKLDGSSIKGFTMIYESDMVLLPVPETMTLIPWTPGVARVITKVFWGGGKGRFERDPRFIAEEAEKYQLSQGYTSFFGPEMEFFIFDKIDLDVATPQRGTGYKIIAREAPWQNSGGFLIRYKEGYYPAPPVDQLMDVRLEAVETLVKYFGFTIEATHHEVATGGQGEIDFRFSTLADTADKVQTLKYVVKNVAAKHGMVATFMPKPMFGDNGTGMHTHFSLWTADGKKNLMYDPNDEYAEISQTGRYVIGGILHHARALSAIVSASVNSYRRLVPGFEAPVYIAWSKSNRSAIIRVPSYYKGIEKAKRIEYRAPDPSCNPYLAFAAILMAALDGVNKKIDPGDPVDENIYHLTPEKRKQLGIKELPRSLDEALDELESDKEFLKPVFNSSILDTYIDLKREEAKTLQMYPHPMELYYYLDS
- a CDS encoding ATP-binding cassette domain-containing protein; this encodes MTIEAKVVKKLGNFYLNAQIKEQGIVCITGKNGSGKTTFLRSLAGFLNIDEGYVKINNVDVTKLPPEKRGTVIITPDSYIPGLKVKSHLMWGAKIRKIKYDINELDEKYKDLLDGISLDEKVDKLSLGQRERVSIITAIIAKPKVILIDEAFSNINNKEDFIERIIEILRKNSIELIFTTQDINDSQFANSHLRMEDGKLLKIF
- the trxA gene encoding thioredoxin — protein: MSEIESLIKEIAEKLQKRAESIKSPKYEPESVSEDKFDEILSKNKVVVIDCWADWCAPCHLYEPIFKKIAEKYKDKAFFGRLNVDENQKLADKYNVLNIPTTLIFVDGQLKDSLVGAVDENTLEDTIKKYIP